One region of Fusobacterium periodonticum 1_1_41FAA genomic DNA includes:
- a CDS encoding AtpZ/AtpI family protein: MKIFDKDFFRYLALFTEIGLTLFINVFIAIYLYYLFEKYLFKSFILLIFMILLGIVNGFYSVYKLIFPKNKK, encoded by the coding sequence ATGAAAATTTTTGACAAAGATTTTTTTAGGTATTTAGCTTTATTTACTGAGATAGGTTTGACATTATTTATTAATGTTTTTATAGCAATATATCTTTATTATCTTTTTGAGAAATATTTATTTAAGAGTTTTATTTTATTAATATTTATGATACTATTAGGAATAGTAAATGGATTTTATAGCGTGTATAAGCTTATATTTCCCAAAAATAAAAAATAG
- a CDS encoding ATP synthase subunit I: protein MEDIKNLFKKTIITTIICFLLGLVFQNKYLFFGIGGGCAISVIALYLISVDSKAITYSKDVKVAKRIAYIGYAKRYFLHLLFFVALFYFFNDFRLFLCGFIGTLNVKLTIYCMNILKKIRSFFNS, encoded by the coding sequence ATGGAGGATATAAAAAATTTATTTAAAAAAACAATAATAACAACTATTATATGTTTTTTATTAGGTTTAGTTTTTCAAAATAAATATCTTTTCTTTGGAATAGGTGGAGGCTGTGCAATATCAGTTATAGCTCTATATCTTATATCAGTGGATAGTAAGGCTATTACATATTCTAAAGATGTAAAAGTAGCAAAAAGAATTGCATACATTGGTTATGCCAAAAGATACTTTTTACACTTACTGTTTTTTGTAGCATTATTTTATTTTTTTAACGACTTTAGACTTTTTTTATGTGGATTTATAGGTACATTGAATGTCAAACTTACAATTTACTGTATGAATATACTAAAAAAGATAAGAAGTTTTTTTAATAGTTAA